The Chloroflexota bacterium genome includes a window with the following:
- a CDS encoding S1 RNA-binding domain-containing protein: protein MENQQPDVDAQNQEVNLSTSPVTPPSMQDLLEQEHFGVKSFSRGETVEGIIVAISETEMLVDIGGKSEAIVPQRDLESLDPEFRERLRVGDKVVAVVIRPQTTEGHIVVSLARAEMEKDWRAAERLFKEQAVFEGQIAGYNKGGLIVRMGKLRGFIPASQLANEHQRRADDSEQVWADLTGKSLPLKVIELDRKRNRLILSERAAMREVREEQKERLLDSLREGEVRKGTVTSVCDFGAFVDLGGADGLIHISEMAWGRISHPSEVVKVGQEVEVYVLSVDRAKKRIGLSLKRLEPEPWDLVEQHYKVGQLVEGEITKLTSFGAFARIDDFIEGLIHISELSDDRITHPKEIVKEGETHTLRIIRIDPQKRRMGLSLKRVADPQYADIDWREEYAASLQDDWDEEDDVAEAAEDSAEAVTDEQVEACLSEADDADTDEVVEPEGEESS, encoded by the coding sequence ATGGAGAATCAGCAGCCGGATGTTGATGCGCAGAATCAGGAGGTGAACCTCAGCACATCGCCCGTTACCCCACCTTCCATGCAAGACCTGCTGGAGCAGGAGCATTTCGGAGTCAAGTCCTTTTCCCGTGGCGAGACCGTGGAAGGGATCATCGTCGCCATCTCCGAGACCGAGATGTTGGTAGACATCGGCGGCAAGTCGGAGGCCATTGTGCCTCAACGAGACTTGGAGTCGTTGGACCCGGAATTCCGCGAGCGCCTGCGGGTGGGCGACAAGGTTGTGGCCGTGGTCATCCGACCCCAAACAACGGAAGGCCACATCGTCGTCTCCCTCGCTCGCGCGGAGATGGAAAAGGATTGGCGGGCAGCGGAGCGCCTCTTCAAAGAGCAGGCGGTCTTTGAGGGCCAGATTGCCGGCTACAACAAAGGCGGGCTGATCGTGCGCATGGGCAAACTGCGCGGATTCATACCGGCTTCCCAGTTGGCCAACGAGCACCAGCGCAGGGCCGACGACAGCGAGCAGGTGTGGGCAGACCTCACCGGCAAGAGCCTGCCGCTGAAGGTCATTGAACTGGACCGCAAGCGTAATCGCCTGATCCTTTCCGAGCGGGCGGCCATGCGGGAGGTGCGCGAGGAGCAGAAGGAGCGGTTGCTGGATTCGCTCCGAGAGGGCGAGGTCCGCAAAGGTACCGTTACCAGCGTCTGCGACTTCGGCGCCTTCGTGGACCTGGGCGGAGCCGACGGGCTGATTCACATCTCGGAGATGGCCTGGGGGCGCATCTCTCATCCGAGCGAGGTCGTCAAGGTTGGGCAGGAGGTGGAGGTTTACGTCCTCAGCGTGGACCGCGCGAAGAAGCGCATCGGGTTGAGCCTGAAGCGCCTGGAGCCTGAGCCGTGGGATTTGGTGGAGCAACACTACAAGGTTGGGCAGTTGGTTGAGGGCGAGATCACAAAACTCACCTCATTCGGCGCTTTCGCCCGCATTGACGACTTCATTGAGGGGCTGATACACATTTCCGAACTTTCGGACGATCGCATTACCCATCCGAAGGAGATCGTGAAGGAAGGGGAGACGCACACGCTGCGCATCATCCGCATTGACCCCCAAAAGCGGAGGATGGGGCTTAGCCTGAAGCGTGTCGCCGATCCCCAGTATGCGGACATAGACTGGCGCGAGGAGTACGCGGCCAGCCTGCAAGACGATTGGGATGAGGAAGACGATGTGGCCGAGGCTGCCGAGGATTCGGCCGAGGCCGTTACCGATGAGCAGGTGGAGGCTTGCCTGAGCGAAGCCGACGACGCCGACACGGATGAGGTTGTAGAACCCGAAGGGGAGGAGTCCAGTTAG
- a CDS encoding cysteine--tRNA ligase yields MALRVFNSLSRQLELFEPIHEGRVGIYVCGPTVHNDAHLGHGKTYVNFDTVVRYLRYLGYKVLHVQNITDVGHLLDTGEDRILKGAKREKLNPWVLVEYYERRFFRDMDTLNVTRPDITPHATCHIPEQIELVKTLIEKGYAYEVNGSVYFSVRKWPEYGKLSGRKVDELIEGARVEVLPEKRDPADFALWKRAEPEHIMQWPSPWGMGFPGWHIECSAMSTKYLGQPFDIHGGGMENKFPHHECEIAQSEAATGKPFAKYWLHNGMLMIRGEEMHKSLGNFITLEQAFQQYAPMTIRFFILGSHYRSPLDVTDEALAAAARGVERLYGTMRRVRAQVDEAQSGPVSETVASLVADAEARFREAMDDDFNTANALAVLFDLNREVNKMMHEGAPISRESWQQVDALYGRLVGDVLGLITPETYQTQTAGLTDDLLRLLVETRAELRQAKQWALADRIRDRLGALGVALEDRPDGTTWRIRPPEAGEEE; encoded by the coding sequence ATGGCGCTCCGAGTTTTCAATTCACTGTCGCGACAACTGGAACTTTTTGAACCCATCCACGAGGGACGGGTGGGAATCTACGTCTGCGGCCCGACGGTGCACAACGATGCCCATCTGGGCCACGGCAAAACCTACGTCAACTTTGACACGGTCGTTCGCTACCTGCGATACCTGGGGTACAAGGTGCTCCACGTGCAGAACATCACCGACGTGGGCCACCTGCTGGACACGGGCGAGGATCGCATCCTCAAGGGGGCCAAGCGCGAGAAACTCAACCCCTGGGTGCTGGTGGAGTACTACGAGCGGCGCTTCTTCCGCGACATGGACACCCTGAACGTAACCCGCCCCGACATCACGCCCCACGCCACCTGCCACATCCCGGAGCAGATTGAACTCGTCAAGACATTGATAGAGAAAGGCTACGCCTACGAGGTCAACGGATCGGTGTATTTCTCCGTCCGCAAGTGGCCGGAGTACGGCAAGCTGTCCGGCCGCAAGGTGGACGAACTGATAGAGGGCGCGCGGGTGGAAGTGCTGCCGGAAAAGCGCGACCCGGCCGACTTCGCCCTGTGGAAACGCGCCGAGCCGGAGCATATCATGCAGTGGCCCAGCCCGTGGGGCATGGGATTCCCCGGCTGGCACATTGAGTGCTCGGCCATGTCCACCAAGTACCTGGGGCAGCCCTTTGACATCCACGGCGGCGGGATGGAGAACAAGTTCCCCCATCACGAGTGCGAGATCGCCCAGAGCGAGGCGGCCACCGGCAAGCCGTTCGCCAAGTACTGGCTGCACAACGGGATGCTCATGATTCGCGGCGAGGAGATGCACAAGTCGCTGGGCAACTTCATCACGCTGGAGCAGGCGTTCCAGCAGTACGCGCCGATGACCATCCGCTTCTTCATCCTGGGCAGCCACTACCGAAGCCCGCTGGACGTAACCGACGAGGCGCTCGCCGCGGCAGCGCGGGGCGTGGAGCGGCTGTACGGGACCATGCGCCGCGTCCGCGCCCAGGTGGACGAGGCCCAGTCGGGGCCGGTGTCGGAGACCGTCGCCAGCCTTGTCGCGGACGCGGAAGCCCGCTTCCGCGAGGCGATGGACGACGACTTCAACACGGCCAACGCGCTGGCCGTCCTGTTTGACCTGAACCGCGAGGTCAACAAGATGATGCACGAGGGCGCTCCTATCAGCCGCGAGTCGTGGCAGCAAGTGGACGCGCTCTACGGCCGACTCGTGGGAGACGTGTTGGGCCTCATAACGCCCGAAACGTACCAGACGCAGACTGCCGGCCTGACCGACGACCTGCTTCGGCTGCTGGTGGAGACCCGCGCCGAACTGCGCCAGGCCAAACAGTGGGCGCTGGCCGACCGCATCCGCGACCGACTGGGCGCTCTCGGCGTGGCCCTGGAGGACCGGCCCGACGGCACGACCTGGCGCATTCGGCCGCCCGAAGCGGGCGAGGAGGAATAG
- the radA gene encoding DNA repair protein RadA, with product MPKAKTVYVCQQCGSTSPKWVGRCPDCGEWNTMVETVVEPARQSGGHAAPPLRAKPQPMREIRSDGFDRIPVSMGEMQRVLGGGIVPGSVVLIGGDPGIGKSTLLLQMSADQAAQGRRVLYVSGEESPQQIKMRAQRLGLDGDSLYVLSETSLQQIVEQIEQMKPGFVVVDSVQAIYSEDLESSAGSVSQVRECAAALQRVAKSLIIPIFLVGHVTKSGVIAGPRVLEHIVDTVLYLEGDRFHAYRLLRAVKNRFGSTNEVGVFSMEEQGLAEVANPSEAFLAERLPSASGSAIAVTMEGTRPLLVEIQALASTTSFGLPRRTANGVDINRLLLLVAVLSKRVGIRLGDQDVFVNVVGGMRITEPAADLAIALAIASSVRDVPVAADMAIVGEVGLSGELRSVSQTERRLIEAARLGFRRCLIPKTGTRARNIPSGLAVLETRTLDEALEVALAQ from the coding sequence TTGCCGAAAGCCAAGACGGTGTACGTGTGTCAGCAGTGCGGGAGCACGTCGCCCAAGTGGGTGGGGCGGTGCCCGGACTGTGGCGAGTGGAACACAATGGTGGAGACGGTGGTGGAACCCGCCCGCCAGAGCGGGGGCCACGCTGCTCCACCGTTGCGGGCCAAGCCCCAACCCATGCGCGAAATCCGCTCCGATGGCTTTGACCGCATTCCCGTGTCCATGGGCGAGATGCAGCGGGTGCTGGGCGGAGGCATCGTCCCGGGGTCCGTGGTGCTCATCGGCGGCGACCCGGGCATCGGAAAGTCCACCCTCCTCCTCCAGATGTCCGCCGACCAGGCCGCGCAGGGGCGGCGGGTGCTCTACGTATCGGGCGAGGAGTCGCCCCAGCAGATCAAGATGCGCGCCCAGCGCCTGGGCTTGGACGGCGATTCCCTCTACGTGCTCTCCGAAACCAGCCTCCAGCAGATCGTAGAGCAGATTGAGCAGATGAAGCCCGGCTTCGTGGTGGTGGATTCGGTGCAGGCCATCTACTCCGAAGATTTGGAATCTTCCGCGGGGAGCGTGAGCCAGGTGCGGGAATGCGCGGCGGCGCTGCAGCGCGTGGCGAAATCGCTGATCATCCCCATCTTCCTGGTGGGGCATGTAACGAAAAGCGGGGTCATTGCGGGGCCGCGCGTCCTGGAACACATCGTGGATACGGTGCTGTACCTGGAAGGCGACCGGTTCCATGCGTATCGCCTGCTGCGCGCGGTCAAAAATCGGTTCGGTTCCACGAACGAAGTGGGCGTCTTCAGCATGGAGGAGCAGGGGCTGGCGGAGGTGGCCAATCCGTCAGAGGCGTTCCTGGCCGAGAGGCTGCCTTCGGCGTCGGGGTCGGCCATCGCGGTAACGATGGAAGGCACGCGCCCGCTCCTGGTGGAGATTCAGGCCCTTGCCAGCACCACCAGTTTCGGGCTTCCGCGCCGCACGGCCAACGGCGTGGACATCAACCGCCTGTTGCTGCTGGTGGCCGTCCTGTCCAAGCGCGTCGGTATCCGATTGGGCGACCAGGACGTTTTTGTGAACGTGGTGGGCGGGATGCGCATCACCGAGCCGGCCGCAGACCTGGCCATTGCCCTGGCCATCGCGTCCAGCGTGCGCGATGTGCCGGTGGCGGCGGACATGGCCATCGTCGGCGAGGTGGGCCTGTCGGGCGAGTTGCGGTCGGTGAGCCAGACCGAGCGGCGGCTGATAGAAGCGGCGCGCCTGGGCTTCCGCCGCTGCCTGATCCCGAAGACGGGGACACGCGCGCGCAACATCCCGTCGGGGCTGGCGGTGCTGGAGACCCGCACACTGGACGAGGCGCTGGAAGTCGCCCTGGCGCAATAG
- a CDS encoding TRAM domain-containing protein, producing MTGEFIVRIIGMIVMGLLGWEVGVLLGGRTDTQSVRYVLTLSLAGAALGLLITPYLVLRPIRNFRNSIRTASAQQVLSGMAGLVVGLIASALLALPLSFLPSPWGRALPAVFAVILGYLGTFIGVVRHRDFFALLSGRLSREVSREDNIVLLDTSVIIDGRIADISHTGFISGTMIVPRFVLNEIQHIADSPDPLRRARGRRGLDMLNRLQKESVVPIRVADLDIEDVRDVDDKLVMLAKRLRSPIITNDYNLNRVAELQGVTVLNINELANAVRAVVLPGETLSVSIIQEGKELGQGVGYLDDGTMVVVENGRRHIGQTITVVVTKVLQTAAGRMIFAQIEGAR from the coding sequence ATGACCGGCGAGTTTATCGTGCGTATCATCGGCATGATCGTCATGGGGTTGCTGGGCTGGGAGGTTGGCGTCCTGCTCGGAGGGCGGACGGACACACAATCGGTGCGCTACGTGCTCACGCTCTCGCTGGCGGGGGCCGCCCTGGGGCTGCTCATCACCCCCTACCTGGTGCTGCGCCCCATTCGCAACTTTCGCAATTCCATCCGCACGGCTTCGGCCCAGCAGGTGCTATCGGGCATGGCGGGGTTGGTCGTTGGCCTCATCGCCTCGGCGCTGCTCGCATTGCCGCTTTCGTTTCTGCCGTCGCCGTGGGGCCGGGCGCTGCCCGCCGTGTTCGCCGTGATTCTCGGCTACCTGGGCACCTTCATCGGCGTGGTACGCCACAGGGACTTCTTCGCGCTCCTGAGCGGGCGGTTGAGCCGAGAGGTCAGCCGCGAGGACAATATCGTCCTCCTGGATACGAGCGTTATCATTGATGGCCGCATCGCCGACATCAGCCACACGGGCTTCATCAGCGGCACGATGATCGTGCCCCGATTCGTGCTCAACGAGATTCAGCACATTGCCGACTCGCCCGACCCCCTGCGGCGCGCGCGCGGGCGGCGTGGGCTAGACATGCTCAACCGACTGCAAAAGGAGTCCGTCGTCCCCATTCGGGTCGCCGACCTGGACATTGAGGACGTGCGCGACGTGGACGACAAACTGGTGATGCTGGCCAAGCGGCTGCGCAGCCCCATCATCACCAACGACTACAACCTGAACCGCGTGGCCGAACTCCAGGGCGTAACGGTACTCAACATCAACGAACTGGCCAACGCCGTGCGGGCGGTGGTGCTGCCTGGGGAAACCCTGAGCGTGAGCATCATCCAGGAAGGCAAGGAACTGGGCCAGGGTGTGGGCTACCTGGACGACGGCACCATGGTAGTGGTGGAGAACGGCCGCCGCCACATTGGCCAGACCATCACCGTCGTCGTTACGAAGGTGCTGCAAACGGCCGCAGGGCGCATGATCTTCGCCCAGATTGAGGGCGCACGGTAG
- a CDS encoding ATP-dependent Clp protease ATP-binding subunit — MATKFERLFSEEARRALALAHDEALRLKHNYLGTEHLLLGLIREQTTAALILAQMGVDLDEIRALVERIAGRGDYTGPGSPTLTPRTQRVIELAIDEAQRMGRAQAGTEHLLLGIIREGQGVAISVLRKMGLDLERVRLRATQMSQQTAMATPVGPRPKAKETPLIDQLSVDLTALAAEGKLDPVIGREREIERVIQILSRRTKNNPALIGEPGVGKTAIVEGLAQRIVAGQTPRPLLNRRLIQLDVGSLVAGTMYRGQFEERLKKVIDEIKGSKCILFIDELHMLVGAGAAGSQVDAANILKPALARGELQCIGATTSDEYRKHIESDPALERRFQPVRVDEPTVEETIAILKGIRPRYEEHHNVDIDDAALEAAARLGARYISDRYLPDKAIDLIDEAASRVRMYKSPEAIRPIDEALQPTDTGELDLGWPKSPKRPVVTADDIAEMVAMWTGIPVARLAGEESERLLHMEEALHRRIVGQDEAISTIAKAVRRARAGLKDPKRPIGSFIFLGPTGVGKTELAKALAEFMFGSEEALLQLDMSEFMERHTVSRLVGAPPGYVGYEEAGQLTEAIRRRPYSVVLFDEVEKAHPEAFNMLLQIMEDGHLSDAKGHKVDFRNTIIIMTSNVGAELLNREASLGFATRRETAKTEEEAYQRMRDKVLDELRRTFRPEFLNRVDAVIVFRALNRAQIQQIVELELGKVCERLKEHALSLEATQAAKELLAERGYEPQFGARPLRRVIQQLVEDPLSEGVLAGQFVKGDHILVDVENGQITLRALDRETEIAASSPA, encoded by the coding sequence ATGGCTACCAAATTTGAACGGTTGTTTTCCGAAGAGGCACGCAGGGCGCTGGCACTGGCGCATGATGAGGCGCTTCGGCTCAAGCATAACTACCTGGGGACGGAGCATCTCCTTCTGGGGTTGATTCGCGAGCAGACGACCGCGGCTCTGATTTTGGCGCAGATGGGCGTGGATTTGGACGAGATTCGGGCCTTGGTGGAGCGGATCGCGGGCCGCGGCGACTACACCGGCCCGGGCAGCCCAACCCTGACCCCCCGAACCCAGCGGGTCATTGAACTGGCCATAGACGAGGCCCAGCGCATGGGCCGCGCCCAGGCCGGCACCGAGCACCTGCTGCTCGGCATCATCCGCGAAGGGCAGGGGGTTGCCATCAGCGTCCTGCGCAAGATGGGCCTGGACCTGGAGCGGGTGCGGCTGCGGGCGACCCAGATGTCCCAGCAGACGGCCATGGCCACCCCCGTCGGCCCCAGGCCGAAGGCCAAGGAGACCCCGCTCATTGACCAGTTGAGCGTGGACCTCACCGCGCTGGCCGCCGAGGGGAAACTGGACCCCGTCATCGGCCGCGAGCGAGAGATAGAGCGGGTCATTCAGATTCTGTCGCGGCGCACCAAGAACAACCCCGCGCTCATCGGCGAGCCGGGCGTGGGCAAGACGGCCATCGTGGAGGGCCTGGCGCAGCGCATCGTCGCCGGCCAGACGCCGCGCCCGCTGCTCAATCGGCGGCTGATCCAACTGGACGTGGGGTCCCTGGTCGCCGGCACCATGTACCGCGGCCAGTTTGAGGAGCGCCTCAAGAAGGTCATTGACGAAATCAAAGGCTCCAAGTGCATCTTGTTCATTGACGAACTGCACATGCTGGTGGGCGCGGGCGCGGCCGGCAGCCAGGTGGACGCGGCCAACATCCTCAAGCCCGCCCTGGCCCGGGGCGAACTCCAGTGCATCGGCGCGACCACCAGCGACGAGTACCGCAAGCATATTGAGAGCGACCCCGCGCTGGAGCGCCGCTTCCAGCCCGTGCGCGTGGACGAGCCGACCGTGGAGGAGACCATCGCCATCCTCAAGGGGATTCGCCCGCGCTACGAGGAGCACCACAACGTGGATATTGACGACGCCGCGCTGGAAGCGGCGGCGCGCCTGGGCGCTCGCTACATTTCCGACCGCTACCTGCCCGACAAGGCCATTGACCTCATTGACGAGGCCGCCTCGCGGGTGCGCATGTACAAGTCGCCGGAAGCCATTCGCCCCATAGACGAGGCGCTCCAGCCGACGGACACAGGCGAACTAGACCTGGGCTGGCCCAAGTCACCCAAGCGCCCGGTGGTTACCGCCGACGACATCGCCGAGATGGTGGCCATGTGGACGGGCATCCCCGTGGCGCGGCTCGCCGGCGAGGAGTCCGAACGCCTGTTGCATATGGAGGAGGCGCTCCATCGGCGCATCGTGGGCCAGGATGAGGCCATCTCTACCATCGCCAAAGCCGTGCGGCGCGCCAGGGCCGGCCTGAAAGACCCCAAGCGCCCCATCGGCTCGTTCATCTTCCTGGGGCCTACCGGCGTCGGCAAGACGGAACTGGCCAAGGCGCTGGCGGAATTCATGTTCGGGAGCGAGGAGGCCCTCCTGCAACTGGACATGTCGGAGTTCATGGAGCGGCACACCGTGTCGCGACTCGTGGGCGCGCCTCCGGGCTACGTGGGCTACGAGGAAGCGGGCCAGTTGACCGAGGCCATACGCCGCCGCCCGTACAGCGTCGTCCTGTTTGACGAGGTGGAGAAGGCCCACCCCGAAGCGTTCAACATGCTCCTGCAGATTATGGAGGACGGCCACCTGTCGGACGCGAAGGGCCACAAGGTGGACTTCCGCAACACCATCATCATCATGACTTCCAACGTCGGGGCCGAACTACTGAACCGCGAGGCCTCGCTGGGCTTCGCCACGCGCCGTGAGACGGCGAAGACCGAAGAGGAAGCCTACCAGCGGATGCGCGACAAGGTTTTGGACGAACTGCGGCGCACTTTCCGCCCGGAGTTCCTGAACCGCGTGGACGCCGTCATCGTGTTCCGCGCGCTGAACCGAGCCCAGATTCAGCAGATTGTGGAACTGGAACTGGGCAAGGTGTGTGAACGGTTGAAGGAGCACGCGCTGTCGCTGGAGGCGACCCAGGCGGCCAAGGAGTTGCTCGCCGAACGCGGATACGAACCGCAATTCGGCGCGCGCCCGCTCCGCCGCGTGATCCAGCAATTGGTGGAAGACCCCCTGTCCGAGGGCGTGCTCGCCGGGCAGTTCGTGAAGGGCGACCACATCCTGGTGGACGTAGAGAACGGCCAGATTACCCTGCGGGCGCTTGACCGCGAGACCGAAATCGCCGCGTCCAGCCCGGCCTAG
- the rlmB gene encoding 23S rRNA (guanosine(2251)-2'-O)-methyltransferase RlmB has product MPGFEVLYGRNAVLESLRANRRRFYRLLLAQSAAAGGAVGDILAEARARNVPHVAVDRAALDKLVSKDAGHHQGVALEVSAYPYVPWQEALRACLQRQEMPLFLVLDCLQDPQNLGSLLRTAEAVGVHGVVIPKRRAVEVTPAVVNASAGATEYLNVDIVSNLAQTLEEMKRANLWAVGLEAAPGALVYAEADLDRPLALVVGSEGSGVSRLLRDRCDFLIRLPMRGRVGSLNAAVAGSVALYEVVRQRQGG; this is encoded by the coding sequence ATGCCCGGCTTTGAGGTGCTGTACGGACGGAACGCCGTGCTGGAAAGCCTGCGGGCAAACCGGCGGCGGTTCTACCGCCTGCTCCTGGCACAGAGCGCGGCCGCCGGGGGCGCGGTGGGCGACATCCTCGCGGAAGCGCGCGCCCGCAACGTGCCCCATGTGGCCGTGGACCGCGCTGCGCTGGACAAACTGGTGAGCAAGGACGCGGGCCACCATCAAGGCGTGGCGCTGGAGGTCAGCGCGTACCCCTACGTGCCCTGGCAGGAGGCGCTCCGCGCGTGCCTACAACGCCAGGAGATGCCGCTGTTCCTTGTGCTGGACTGTCTTCAGGATCCCCAGAATCTGGGTAGCCTTCTGCGAACCGCCGAGGCCGTGGGCGTCCACGGCGTCGTCATCCCCAAGCGCCGCGCGGTGGAGGTTACGCCCGCCGTGGTGAACGCATCGGCCGGCGCCACGGAATATCTGAATGTGGACATCGTGAGCAACCTGGCGCAGACGCTGGAGGAGATGAAGCGGGCGAACCTGTGGGCCGTGGGCCTGGAAGCCGCGCCAGGGGCGCTCGTGTACGCCGAGGCCGACCTGGACCGCCCGCTGGCGCTGGTGGTCGGCAGCGAGGGGAGCGGTGTCAGCCGCCTGCTCCGCGACCGCTGCGACTTTCTCATTCGCCTGCCCATGCGGGGCAGGGTAGGCTCGCTGAACGCGGCTGTGGCGGGTTCGGTGGCCCTGTACGAAGTCGTCCGCCAGCGCCAGGGCGGATGA